The stretch of DNA TTTTAAACCCAAAAAGAGAGGAGCGGTATTATGGCAGCATTGCAAACAGCCTGGTATGACAGCGGTTGAAGCCCTTAAACTTAACGGCAAAGGCGAACGTACCCAGGAAGCTTATGTCCGGCATGTGCGTAAACTAATCGAGTTTCATGATGGCAAAGATCCCGATCGGATTACCGAGGATGAACTAAAAAAATATTTCATCCATCGCCAGGATGTCAATAAGTGGCAACCCAACACCATGCGGTGCTGCCCGGTCACCACCAAAGATAAACATCGGTTTTCCGGAAGCCATCTTTTTTGATGGGGTGGCTTTCT from Pseudomonadota bacterium encodes:
- a CDS encoding phage integrase N-terminal SAM-like domain-containing protein codes for the protein MTAVEALKLNGKGERTQEAYVRHVRKLIEFHDGKDPDRITEDELKKYFIHRQDVNKWQPNTMRCCPVTTKDKHRFSGSHLF